The Cotesia glomerata isolate CgM1 linkage group LG9, MPM_Cglom_v2.3, whole genome shotgun sequence region GCCTGTATCTCCAAAACTAATagagttataaatattattactgattTGAATATTGTTTCTTGAAAAATTCCTTAACAGATGTAAGtgggaaaaattaaaatatcgattaaaataataaaaacagaaattaccttaaaaaaaaactttcggGAATCGATGAGATGCTTCTTGAAATCAATCaaagcaataaaatttaataatatcgaTAAGTATAGCCGGATATCGCTGATAAcaactttatttttgtatCCACATGAACGACAAACAAAgaaattatcacaattttatttcaaaacgAGTTCAATGATCGTgataatctttatttttaaccgCTTTAGTTAAGTCATGAATAATTCCAGCTAGTTAGTATGAAAACTTATTGCAGTGTAAACCAAGAgatgattatatttttaaaatgtcacaTATGATTGCTTTGATCTTCTTAGCAGAAGTTGCATTGATTTTGAGCATCAATGCAGCACAAACTGATCCACCAATGAACTGCGTAGAATATCCTTGCAGTGTTCCTGGGTCAGAAGTGCGACATTGACAAAGATTGTGATAAAATATCAAACGCTGagttttttaatagaatatgTGAATGCAGACAAGGGTATACAAAGTTCGACTACCAGAAGTGCTTGCCCCTGATTGGCGAAGCTGCACGGAACACAAAGAGTGTGTTGTCTACAATTCTAATTGCGTTGACAATAGTGTCAATGCTTGGACACTTATGTTCCGTAGACTCAGTCGAAGTGTGTCGAGTAAGTACTTATTTCTTTGGTTACAAGAATTCCATCGTCAATTATTCTCGATTCTTTTAGCTGGCATTGACAGTATTTGCTACAGTGACGATGATTGTCATGCAGTAAATACGCATTGCTCAAGATTAAATCGCTGCGCTTGTAATCGAAAATTCATCTCGATAAACAATACGACATGTGTGAAAATCCTAGGGGATCACTATGGGGACAGCAAAACCTGCATAACTGCTAATTCTGATTGCATTTACAATAAATGTCAATGCAGCCAAGGTTTTTCCTAAGGGCTGTAAAATGATTGCGTTTCAGGTTAGTATAAGATTcacttgcaattttaagtACAATGTACTTTATTTGCATTGACACCTAATGTCGTGTTTTTTTTCACTCCcggaaaaatagaaaatatagtGATTTTTCTTCGtaaatgagaaaaattgaaatattgattaaaatagtgttggaataattaaaataaaaaaaagttttcggGAATGGATGAAATGTTTCTCGAAAATAATCaaagcaataaaatttaactagaTTTATAAAGATAGCTGGATGTCAGTGACATCAAcaactttatttttgtatCCACACTAACGAAAAACAAAGGAGCTATAAAAAACTTATGTTAAAACGAATTTAACGATCGCGATAATCTCTATTTTAAACCGCTTTATTAAAGCCGTGAACAGATTGAACTAGTTAGTACAAGAACTTATTGCAGTGTGAGCCAAggtaagattttatttttaaaatgtttcatCAAATTGCTTTGATCTTCCTAGCAGGAGTTGCATTGATTTTGGGCATCAATGCAGCTCAAACCGATCCAACAACGAACTGTGTACAATTTGGCGGAACGGTAAGTATAACTCTTTGGCCAGCCAAAATATGTTGACTTTTATCGTCAATACACTGATTTATTTTGCAGTGTGACCAGCATCGTCGTTGCTGTGGTGAAAACCTCAAGTGCGACCAGTCGATTACTTTCGGTATATACGAGTGCACAGAAAAAGCAAAATTGGGCGACTCGTGTCGACTAGCTTTCCAGTGCGTTGACATTCTGCACTCTGTATGTTCGAAAAATGAGTGCGTGTGTCGACAAAACAACGTCAGAGTTAGCGACTACGCCTGCGCCCCAATCTTGAATGGCTATTGTTGGAAAAACGAGACCTGCGCGACGGAGAATTCACTGTGCACTGATAATGAGTGTCAATGCAGAGACGGATTTGAAGCGGAGGCCAACGAGTGTCTGCCAGGTGAGTAACACTTAACTTTGTGAGACACTAGAGTCATTAATCTGTCCTTGCAGTTGTAATTGGATCGATATGTAGTGACGATGCAGCGTGCGCAAGTGTCAAATTCGCGAAGTGCTCGAGTAGAAAAGTTTGTGCTTGTCCAAGAAACATGATTGCGACGAGTAGCAGATTGTGCCCAGTGGCTCTGGGAGAAACCTGCGACTCTACTCGAGATTGCGGCGTCACTAATTCTTGGTGTGATAACAATAAGTGTCAATGCAGAGTTCAATATTTTGCCTACTCTAACATCGAATGTAGTCTCCGTAAGTTTGATTCTTTCTATGTTATTAGTGCATTTATACGAAATAGTACTCCTTGCATTGACATTCATTGACGATGCAGTTAAATTTAGGCGTaagtaattgaataaattgcaGCTTTGAAAGACAATAGAcgataaattttactgtatTGACATTAAAATCAACTACATTGACATTGAATGACGATGCAGttgatttttctattatcTACATCAGTAAATAGCAATTTTCAAAGCAAATATAGAACATTTTCATTACAATGATACTAAAAGTCACTACATTATTATTGGATGACGATGCAGTGATTTTTTTATGCCTTTTTGGGTAAAAGGCAATTTGTAAAGAcaatataacaaatttataccACATTGACACTAAAAGTCACTACGTTGACGTCGAATGACGATAGTAGTTATATTttgttgtaataattaattataattgttgcATTGATTTAAAGCGTCAATGCAGTAGATGAAGGtagcttttaatttttcctgCTTTAGCTCGCTTGGGAATGTCGTGCGAGAAATCAGAAGAGTGCAACAATCACATTATTAACTCAATCTGCCTTCATAATACATGCACATGCAGAGATACTTACACACCTGAAGAGGGAAATACGTGCGTGGCAACGACAATCTTGTACTgtgaaaaagaagaagagtGCGTAGGAATAAATGGTGCCTGCATTAACGGTCGTTGTCAATGCAGAGCCAATTACGTGATGCAGGATTCAAAATGTCTGCCAagtaagaaatttataaataatattacataattatgtccaagttttacaaaatttgtaaatgTAGCAAAATTGGCGGGACGATGCAGAATACATTCAGATTGCGCTACAGTGAATTTTGCTCTGTGTTTAAAAGGAGAATGCACTTGCAGTGAAGGATTCTTCGCTGTCAATGCAACAACTTGCGTGAAAGCTCTTGGTAGTACCTGCATTAGCGATGAAAATTGTGCTGTCAGATTCTCTAGTTGTTATAATAGAAAGTGTCAATGCAATCACGGTTACATGCCCTATTCCGAGAGACAATGCAGTGCGAGTGAGTAACAATAATTCTATCtataaatatgaattatataaatatataaatttataaattataaaataaaaatatataaatttatataccttaataaattaaaatgatcaatattaatttttttgttgagatTATTTGCTTACCGTGAAACTTTTGGAACAAGTACAAACTACGCGTATTAATGACAGCAAACGAAAGCGACGCTTGTGGTTATTTTAATCAAcgaatattagtatttaagaaaattttattgaatattaagaaaattttatttatatgaaatataattttattaatattaactaatttttttttttcaagtccaaataaattttttattactattaaataaaattatctctcAGTgtaaatggcaatttttaaaaataagaaacgaATTTTTCATTGCACTGATTCTAAAAGTATCTGCATTGACGTCGAATGACGATGTAGTTATATAGTGTCgtgataattgattataaatgtTGCATTTATATCCAGCATCAATGCAACAGATAAAAGTAGCTTTTGATTTTTCCCGCTTTAGCTGACTTGGGGAGGTCGTGCGAGAAATCAGAAGAGTGCAACGCTCACATCATTAACTTAATCTGCATTGATAAAACATGTTCATGCAAACATACTCACCCAATTCAAGACGGAAATGCGTGCGTGGCAACGAGAATC contains the following coding sequences:
- the LOC123271519 gene encoding tenascin-like isoform X1, giving the protein MSCEKSEECNNHIINSICLHNTCTCRDTYTPEEGNTCVATTILYCEKEEECVGINGACINGRCQCRANYVMQDSKCLPTKLAGRCRIHSDCATVNFALCLKGECTCSEGFFAVNATTCVKALGSTCISDENCAVRFSSCYNRKCQCNHGYMPYSERQCSARELGTTCFDNSTCNLMKNAHCFESQCSCKDNHIEMNAFTCAPLLNAFCSDELKCASKNSVCTDDKCQCEFGYFPKSNYECVLSES